A region from the Selenomonadales bacterium genome encodes:
- a CDS encoding glycosyltransferase yields MIKLSLCVPIYGVEKEIPRFLDSLEKNLCEGVEVLLIDDGTKDNSGKIADAFAEKHADCVRVIHKPNGGVSSARNTGLDAARGEYIIFPDPDDYMTDAYVSTILDAIEKYDAPDVIFYDYLVGTSMEKMKRRSVPIFREGHVDKEAFIRELMKNRYVRSHLWNKVIKRALFRDVRFNEKNSYGEDFELLTELMLRPSTFVYLPRALYCYMLRPNSLTGSITLDKHLHMYRLTEIRYERYRKIYPAASLCNVIESANKVVRCICEDGADMDTTPYERVIKDNIGQILLDNDIPFNIKKRSLIVSLGLTKWCYRSKRKKK; encoded by the coding sequence ATGATAAAATTATCCCTGTGTGTGCCAATATACGGCGTGGAAAAAGAAATACCGCGCTTCCTTGATTCGCTTGAGAAGAATCTGTGCGAAGGCGTAGAGGTGCTTTTGATAGATGACGGTACGAAGGATAACAGCGGAAAAATTGCCGATGCGTTTGCCGAGAAGCACGCAGACTGCGTCCGTGTGATACATAAACCGAACGGTGGTGTCAGCAGTGCGCGCAATACAGGCCTTGATGCGGCGCGCGGAGAATATATCATTTTTCCTGATCCTGATGATTATATGACGGATGCGTATGTTTCGACGATATTAGACGCGATCGAGAAGTACGATGCACCCGATGTGATATTCTATGACTATCTTGTCGGTACTAGCATGGAAAAGATGAAGAGACGATCGGTGCCGATTTTTCGGGAAGGGCACGTTGATAAAGAAGCCTTTATACGCGAGCTGATGAAGAACAGATATGTCAGAAGTCATCTATGGAACAAGGTGATAAAACGTGCTTTGTTCCGAGATGTCAGATTTAATGAGAAGAATAGCTACGGAGAAGATTTTGAACTGTTGACGGAGTTGATGCTTAGACCGAGTACGTTCGTCTATCTTCCTCGAGCACTATACTGCTATATGCTTCGTCCGAACAGTCTGACGGGAAGTATCACTTTAGATAAGCATTTGCATATGTATCGCTTGACAGAGATTCGCTATGAAAGATATCGCAAGATATATCCTGCTGCCAGTCTGTGTAATGTTATCGAGTCTGCCAATAAGGTCGTCAGATGCATCTGCGAAGACGGTGCGGATATGGATACAACACCATATGAACGTGTAATAAAAGATAATATCGGACAGATATTGCTTGATAACGATATTCCGTTCAATATAAAAAAACGGTCGCTTATCGTTTCTCTTGGTTTGACGAAGTGGTGTTATCGTTCCAAGCGGAAAAAGAAATAA